One stretch of Oncorhynchus gorbuscha isolate QuinsamMale2020 ecotype Even-year linkage group LG21, OgorEven_v1.0, whole genome shotgun sequence DNA includes these proteins:
- the LOC124008869 gene encoding protein mono-ADP-ribosyltransferase PARP14-like yields the protein MLLHAVGPVGGSAGGNEHPLLEKTVKTVLDLAETMELQTLAMPCISSGLFGVPLKVCSEAIVSAVRDFGREQHILTKVTLIDVSGEAVGAMQEACDRLLQAKREFPGWEVESSTTTTTTHAPQRDTTAASTRGPVAPEVCVQVEIIQGTIEKQQVRERETH from the coding sequence ATGCTGCTGCATGCAGTGGGACCAGTAGGGGGCAGTGCAGGTGGGAATGAGCACCCTCTGCTGGAgaagacagtaaagacagtcctGGATCTGGCAGAGACCATGGAACTCCAGACCCTGGCCATGCCCTGCATCAGTTCAGGGTTATTCGGCGTTCCTCTGAAGGTGTGTTCTGAGGCCATAGTCTCTGCAGTGAGGGACTTTGGGAGGGAACAGCACATCCTTACCAAGGTCACTCTGATTGATGTGAGTGGAGAGGCAGTGGGAGCCATGCAGGAGGCCTGTGATAGGCTATTACAGGCGAAGAGGGAGTTTCCTGGATGGGAGGTAGAGTccagcaccaccactaccactacacatgCTCCTCAGAGAGACACCACTGCTGCCTCCACCAGGGGACCAGTGGCTCCAGAGGTCTGTGTCCAGGTGGAGATCATCCAGGGAACCATAGAGAAAcagcaggtgagagagagagagacacactga